A single window of Zea mays cultivar B73 chromosome 10, Zm-B73-REFERENCE-NAM-5.0, whole genome shotgun sequence DNA harbors:
- the LOC100191969 gene encoding putative zinc transporter At3g08650-like isoform X1 encodes MDRRAGAILVFLLVVLVWDVAAVAETEPGSVRLVQEAPHRKVVEDGAKAGRVPVSTVAWSTLAMAAATGLGAVPFFFMELEAQWAGLCNGLAAGVMLAASFDLVQEGQVYGSGSWVVFGILSGGIFIWLCKKFLEQYGEVSMLDIKGADASKVILVVGIMTLHSFGEGSGVGVSFAGSKGFSQGLLVTIAIAVHNIPEGLAVSMVLASRGVSPQKAMMWSIITSLPQPIVAVPAFLCADAFQKVLPFCTGFAAGCMIWIVIAEVLPDAFKEATPSQVASAGTLAVAFMETLSTVLLGFTDGNNVEDASGFLVSLVFGLGPLIGGIILVTFSLGFSMPHPLLTGVASGIAFRLAAWRPVQLLMTSKMGLFTTLFLLIGGSLAYHAATSSILRLFNRKRSSVNVIASSSGLSLSALTVQSLLACGAVFLHAYAEGLALGVAARKAYGLGRYMVLPASLHGLPRGAAAASCVYGATDSWRGALAAAALTGLAAPSAAISAILAKIDYDGLDYWMVIACGALIPSFGRVFRRSLRLDVRKSVVGLLVGVAFASVCLMSTRFICLHTPYCNSAPEAVT; translated from the exons ATGGACAGAAGAGCTGGGGCGATCCTAGTGTTCCTGCTCGTCGTCCTGGTCTGGGATGTGGCGGCGGTCGCCGAGACCGAGCCTGGCAGCGTGCGGCTAGTACAGGAGGCGCCACATAGGAAGGTGGTGGAGGATGGGGCCAAGGCGGGGAGGGTGCCGGTGTCGACCGTCGCGTGGTCCACGCTTGCCATGGCCGCGGCGACGGGGTTGGGAGCGGTGCCCTTCTTTTTCATGGAGCTCGAAGCGCAGTGGGCTGGCCTTTGCAATGGGCTGGCGGCCGGGGTGATGCTGGCCGCCAGCTTTGACCTTGTGCAGGAAGGGCAGGTGTATGGCAGTGGGAGCTGGGTTGTGTTCGGAATTCTGAGTGGAGGTATATTTATTTGGCTTTGTAAGAAG TTTCTTGAGCAATATGGAGAAGTAAGCATGTTAGATATAAAAGGGGCAGATGCAAGTAAAGTTATTCTTGTTGTTGGAATAATGACTCTTCATTCTTTTGGAGAAGGCTCTGGTGTGGGTGTTTCCTTTGCTGGCTCAAAAGGGTTCTCTCAGGGTCTTCTAGTTACTATAGCTATAGCAGTGCACAACATACCAGAAGGCTTAGCAGTAAGCATGGTTCTCGCGTCTAGAGGGGTGTCCCCCCAAAAGGCAATGATGTGGAGTATCATTACATCTTTACCACAG CCAATTGTTGCTGTTCCTGCATTCCTCTGTGCCGATGCATTCCAGAAGGTGCTTCCCTTTTGTACTGGTTTCGCAGCAGGGTGCATGATATGGATTGTTATAGCGGAGGTTCTTCCTGACGCTTTTAAG GAAGCAACTCCATCTCAAGTAGCTTCTGCTGGAACACTCGCTGTTGCTTTCATGGAAACATTAAGTACGGTGCTTCTGGGATTTACAGATGGCAACAA TGTGGAAGACGCATCAGGCTTCTTAGTATCACTTGTGTTTGGACTCGGTCCACTTATCGGTGGAATTATACTCGTCACATTCTCTCTTGGGTTCAGCATGCCGCACCCTCTTCTCACCGGTGTCGCATCCGGCATAGCTTTCCGTCTCGCGGCATGGAGACCTGTGCAGCTCCTAATGACCTCAAAAATGGGTCTCTTCACCACCCTCTTCCTCCTCATCGGAGGTTCCCTGGCCTACCACGCCGCCACATCAAGCATCCTCCGGTTGTTCAATCGCAAAAGGTCTTCCGTGAACGTGATCGCGTCATCCTCCGGCCTCTCTCTCAGTGCCCTCACAGTGCAGTCCCTTCTTGCCTGTGGCGCCGTATTCCTTCACGCATATGCTGAAGGGCTTGCGCTCGGTGTCGCGGCTCGCAAGGCCTATGGCCTCGGCCGCTACATGGTTCTCCCAGCCTCCCTCCACGGTCTTCCACGTGGCGCTGCCGCGGCGAGCTGCGTGTATGGTGCCACAGATAGCTGGCGTGGAGCCCTTGCCGCTGCCGCTTTGACAGGGCTCGCAGCGCCGAGCGCCGCCATCAGTGCAATCCTTGCGAAGATCGACTATGATGGGCTTGACTACTGGATGGTCATAGCGTGCGGGGCTCTGATCCCCAGCTTTGGCCGCGTCTTCAGGCGCTCACTGCGGTTGGACGTGCGGAAGAGCGTCGTTGGCCTGCTGGTAGGTGTTGCCTTCGCCTCCGTGTGCTTGATGTCGACTAGATTCATCTGTCTGCACACTCCTTACTGTAACTCGGCTCCAGAAGCCGTCACAtaa